Below is a window of Cryobacterium sp. PAMC25264 DNA.
GCCCGGGCCGATGTTCTCGGCCTCTCCGACGATGCGCAGTCCGTCTTCGGCGAGCAGGTAGAACTCGGTGACCTGGTCGCCCGAGTTGGTGACCGTGAAGCTGATGTTGCCGGCGGGAGCTTCGGCGGCGGAGACCGTGCAGGCATCCGCGCTGCTGTCGACGGTGAGGGCCTGGCCGGAGCCGCCGGCTGATCCGGCGTTGGCGACGCAGCCGGTGAGGGCGAGCAGTGCGCCGGCGGAGGCGGCGACGAGGGGGAGGAGGCGGGCGCGCATGGGTGTCCTTAGGAGGGAGGGCAGGGGTCAGTGGGCGGCGACCGCGGAGGCGGTCTGCCGAGGGGCCGCGGCGCGGGCCGGGGTCTTGGTGCGGCTTTTCACGATGAAGAGCGTGAGGGTGGGTACCAGGTAAGCAAGCCACACGGCCAGTTCGAGCCACGTGGTGGCCGGCGAGAAGTTGAGAGTGCCCTTGAGCAGGGTTCCGTACCAGCTGTCCGGCGGGATCACGGCCGAGACGTTGAACGCGAGGGCGTTCAGCCCGGGCAGGATGCCGGCCTCCTGCAGGTCGTGCACGCCGTAGGAGAGCACCCCGGCGGCGACCACGATGAGAATGGCGCCGGTCCAGGTGAAGAAGCGGCTCAGGTTGATCTTGAGCATGCCGGCGTAGATCAGAGCGCCCAAGCCGACGGCGGTGAGGATGCCCAGACTCGCGCCGATCAGCGGCAGTGTCGTCTCGCCGGTGGCCTGCACGGCCGCCCAGATGAACAGGGCGGTCTCGATGCCCTCGCGGCCGACGGCGAGGAAGGCGACGAGCACCAGGCCCAGGCCGGTACCCACCAGGTGCTTGTCGATGCTGCCGTGCAGGTGGCCCTTGAGGTCGCGGGCGGTGCGCAGCATCCAGAACACCATCCAGGTGACCAAGCCGGTCGCGATGATGGAGAGCAGTCCGCCGATGGTCTCCTGGGCGGCGAAGCTCAGCCCGTAGGTGCCGAAGGTGAGGATGGCGCCCAGCAGGAGCGCCAGCAGGACGGCCAGGCCGACCCCGGTCCAGAGCCGGGGCAGCACGTCGCGGCGGCCGATCTTGACCACATAGGCGATCAGGATCGTCACGATCAGCGCGGCTTCGAGGCCTTCACGCAGGCCGATCAGGTAGTTTGCGAGCACGGTGCTTCCCGGTCGTCGAGGATGAGTTGGAATGTCGAACGATGGTAAGGCTAACCTTACCCATTCACTCTACGGAAGATGCACGGGCGTGTCCAGCTAGGATTTTCACAGAATCACGGCCGGCGTTCTGCACCGTACGTTGTCCCCGCCCGTCGGCGTTCCGCGCCCGTTCTCTGCACAGGAGTCACCCATGGTCATGTCCGGAAGCGGCGAACGGGTGGTCTTCGTGGTGGATGCCCCCGGCGACGAGGCCCTACTCACGGGCGGAACGATCGCCCGGCTCCTCCACGACGACGCCGAGGTCACGGTTCTGTTCGGGGCGGCGCTGGCGGGGCTCGCGCCGGATGCCGCCGCCGTCGCGGCCGCCCGCACCTCGCTCGGTGAGGACGACCCGGCGCGGTGGCGGGTCCTCACCGCCCGGCCGGAGGTCGACACCCGGGATGTTCTCGGCGCGGCCCTGACCGAGGCACACGCCACGGCCGTGGTCATCGCCGCCGCCGACCGTGACCTCCGCCAGGCCGCCATCGACGCCGCCGGGGATCACGGGGTGCCCGTCTTCGTCAGCAGCCGGGTGTCCCAGTCCACGGGGCACCGCCTCACCGCGGTCGACGTGAGCGACCAGGTGGACCGGAAGATGCACGCCTTGAGCGCCTACCCGAACCGCTGGAGCGTCGACGGTCACCTGGTGCGTCACGTTGATGGCAGTGAAGTTCTCGTCACGGGCACCGAGACGTTCCTGCGGGGACCGGCGACGCCGCATCCGGCCGACCCCGAGCCGCCCACCAGGGCCACGAGGCTGCTCGCCACCCTGATGGGACTGGCCGCCGGCGTGCTTTTCGGGGTGCTGGGAACGGTGGCCCACCAGACCACGTTCTCGCTCGGGTCGGTCACGGTACCGATCGGGCTGGTCCTGGCGCTGCTGGCGGCTGGATCGCTGCTGTTTGGCCTGCGCCTGGTGGTCGGTGACCGCCTCGTGGTGGGCGCGGCGGCCCTCGGCCTGCTGCTCACGGTCTTCCTGCTGTCGCTCCGCAGCACCGGCGGCTCGGTCCTCGTGCCATCCGGCGTGCTCGGCTCGGTGTGGACGATCGTTCCTGCGCTCTTCGCCGCGCTCGTTCTTGCGTGGCCCCGAATTCCCGCCAGAGCACCGACGGCGTAGACTGGCCACTTAGTTCGTGAAGGGAATTCCGCCACTGTGACGTATGTGATCGCCCTGCCCTGCGTGGACGTTAAAGACCGTGCCTGCGTCGACGAATGTCCCGTCGACTGCATCTACGAGGGCGAACGCTCCCTCTATATCCACCCCGACGAGTGCGTGGACTGTGGGGCCTGCGAGCCTGTCTGCCCCGTCGAGGCCATCTACTACGAAGACGACCTGCCCGAGCAGTGGGCCGACTACTACAAGGCCAACGTCGAGTTCTTCGACGACATCGGCTCGCCCGGCGGCGCGGCCAAGGTGGGTGTGATCGCCAAGGACCACCCGGTGATCTCGGTGCTGCCGCCCCAGGTCCAGCACTAGACGTGCTCAAACCGCTTCCCGACTACCCGTGGGACCAGATGCTGCCGTTCGCGCAGCAGGCCAAGGCCCACGCCGACGGAATCGTCGACCTGTCGATCGGCTCGCCCGTCGACGCGACCCCGCCCGTCGTGCAGGCCGCTCTGGCCCACGCGACGGATGCGCACGCCTACCCGCAGACCACCGGAACCCCGGCCTTGCAGCACGCCATCATCGACTGGTACGCCCGCCGCCGCGGTGTGACCGGCCTGACCGAGCAGAACGTGCTGCCCACCATCGGCTCCAAGGAGCTCGTGGCGCTGCTGCCGTTCATGCTGGGCCTGGGTGAGGGTGACACCATCGTGCACCCCAGGGCCGCCTACCCCACCTACGCGATCGGCGCGGCCATGGCCGGGGCGGATGCGTTGGCATCCGATGACCCCGCCGAGTGGCCGGCGACGACGAAGCTGGTCTGGCTGAACAGTCCGGGCAACCCCGACGGGCGGGTGCTGAACGTCGAGTTCCTCCGTGCCGCGGTGGCCCGCGCCCGGGAGCTGGGCGCCGTGATCGTCAACGACGAGTGCTACGCCGAACTCGGTTGGGATGCGCCGTGGGACGCCGAGGCGATCCCGAGCATCCTGGACCCCCGGGTGACCGACGGCGACACCCGAAACATCGTGGCCATCTACTCGCTGAGCAAACAGTCCAACATGGCCGGCTACCGCGGCGCGTTCGCCGCCGGCTGTGACGCCGTGCTCGGCCGTCTGCTCACCGTGCGCAAGCACGCCGGCCTCATGCTGCCCGCCCCGCTGCAGGCCGCCATGGTGGCGGCCCTGGGTGATGACGAGCATGTGAGCCGACAGCGCCAGCTGTACCGGGCCCGGCGCGAGGTGCTGCTGCCGGCGCTGACGGCCGCGGGCTTCACGATCGAGAACAGCGAAGCCGGCCTGTACCTCTGGGCGACGGCCGGCGTGGACGCCTGGGACTCGATCCGGCGGCTCGCCGAGCTGGGCATCCTGGCCGGCCCCGGCCCGTTCTACGGCGACTTCTATCCCGAGCACGTGCGGTTCTCGCTCACCGCCACCGACGAGCGCATCAACGCCGCCGCCGCCCGGCTCCGCGCCTGGGCTGCATAACTCCTCCGGACGTTGTGCTCACCGCCGGGCTGCTTAGGCTGGGGGCATGGCTGACAGCATCGACCTGGGCAGTGGCGGCGCACCAGTCGACGGGTACGCAGCGGGCGTCGCGGCCCTGCACGACCTCGTCGCCGAGCTGCCGCCGCGGCCGCCCGTGACCCAGGGGCGGATGTTCAACGGCGACGGCCTGCGGGTGCGGGGCCGGATGTTCGCCTTCATCGGCCGCAACGGTGACCTCGTCGTCAAACTCCCGGAACCGAGGGTGCGCCAACTGGTGGACCAGAACACGGGGACAGCCGTCGTGATGGGCACCCGCACCATGCGCGAATGGGTGCGGGTTTCGGCCGACGCCGGGGTGGGCCGGTGGAGCGAGGCGCTCGAGGAGGCCCACGGCTTCGCGCTCACGCTCACACCGTCTTGAGCCGCGACGGAACCCGTGACTGAGCCCGCGACGGCTGGCGCCGAGCAGGATCGGGTCCTTCGGCCCTAGCGCTTTCCGAACCGGCAGGGCGCCCGGAAACCCGGTGTCCACCTGGTGGAGCCGGCTGTAGCGGAGTGCCAACAGGAGCCGTGCGATGTTGGCGGATGCAACAGTATGCCCCTCGGCGGAATAGGCTGTAAGCGGGTTATCGTTGCCAAGCACCACGAGCGTGCTGCGGCGGACCGCCACAGACCAACAGCCGAAAGGCTTTGAAATCCAGGGAGGCGCCGTGAGCGACGTCGCGCAGCGAACACCATCCACCGAGTCGAAGTACATCGACCGGGCCGTGTCGGACCAGCAGATGGCCACACTGACCTACCCGGGGGCACGGCGCAGTTCCCGATCCTGGGTAGCACCGACGGGCCGTCCAGCATCGACATCGCGACGCTGACCAAGCAGACCGGTTACACGACGTTCGACTCCGGGTTCGTGAACACGGCGGCGACGAAGTCGGCCATCACGTACATCGACGGCGAGCACGGCATCCTCCGCTATCGCGGCTACCCGATCGAGCAGATCGCCCAGAACTCGAGCTTCCTCGAGACCGCCTGGCTGCTCATCTACGGCGAACTGCCCAGTGAGAGCGAACTCAGCGCATTCGACACGCGCATCCGCCGACACACACTGCTGCACGAAGACCTGCGCCGGTTCTACGACGCCCTGCCGCACAACGCACACCCCATGTCGGTGCTCTCCGCCGGTGTCTCGGCCCTGTCGACCTACTACCAGGACTCGCTGGACCCCAAGGACCCCGAGCAGGTCGAACTGTCGATGATCCGCCTGCTGGCGAAGCTGCCGGTGATGGCCGCGTACGCGCACAAGAAGAGCATCGGTCACGCCTTCCTCTACCCGGACAACTCGTTGAGCTTCGTGGACAACTTCATCAAGCTCAACTTCGGCACCCTTGCCGAGCCGTACGTGGTGAACCCCGTCGTCAGCAAGGCCCTCGAACGCCTGCTCATGCTGCACGAGGACCACGAGCAGAACGCCTCCACCTCGGCCGTGCGCCTGGTCGGGTCCACCGAGGCCAACCTGTTCGCCTCGGTCTCCGGCGGCATCAACGCCCTCTCCGGCCCGCTGCACGGCGGCGCCAACGAGGCCGTGCTCACCATGCTCAGCGACATCAAGGCCTCCGGCGAAGGTGTGCAGAAGTACGTCGAACGTGTCAAGAACAAGGAAGCCGGCGTGCGCCTGATGGGCTTCGGCCACCGGGTCTACAAGAACTACGACCCGCGCGCCAAGCTCGTCAAGGAGAGCGCCGACGCCGTGCTCGAAGCCCTCGGCGTGAAGGACGACCTGCTCGACATCGCCAAGGAGCTCGAGTTCATCGCGCTCAATGACGACTACTTCAAGGAGCGCAAGCTCTACCCCAATGTGGACTTCTACACCGGCGTGATCTACAAGGCCATGGGCTTCCCGCCGCGGATGTTCACGGTGTTGTTCGCCATCGGCCGGCTGCCCGGCTGGATCGCGCACTGGCGCGAGATGAACCTGGATACGACCACCAAGATCGGTCGCCCCCAGCAGCTCTACACGGGCGCGGTCGCCCGCGACTACCCGCGGGCCTAACTAGCCGCGCGACCTGTGAGAAAAGCCCCAAGAATCTCCGATTCTTGGGGCTTTTCTCACAGTTCGCGGAGGGGGATTAGGCGTGCAGGGCCGCGTTCAGGGTGATGCCGGTGCCGGCCCGGGGCAGCACCTCGACGGCGCCGGTGAGCGAGTTGCGGCGGAAGAGCAGGTTGGGCACGCCGGAGAGGTCCTTGGCCTTGGCCGTGCGCGGGGCGCCGTCGGCGGTGCGGGTGCCGTCCAGTAGCACGACCTTGGTGCCGGCGGTCACGTACAGGCCGGCCTCCACGACCGAGTCGTCGCCGATCGAGATGCCGATGCCCGAGTTGGCGCCGAGCAGCGCCCGCTGCCCGATCGTGACCCGCTGGGTGCCGCCGCCCGACAGCGTGCCCATGATGGATGCGCCGCCGCCGACGTCGGCGCCGTCACCGACCACCACACCCTGCGAGACGCGGCCCTCGACCATCGAGACGCCCAGGGTGCCGGCGTTGAAGTTGACGAATCCCTCGTGCATGACGGTGGTGCCGGGGGACAGGTAGGCGCCCAGGCGCACCCGGGACGCGTCGGCGATGCGCACCCGCTCGGGGGAGACGTAGTTGAGCAGCGGCGGGAACTTGTCCAGGCCCGTGGCGCTGATGCCGTGCCGCTGCAGAGACGGCCGGAGCCGGTCGAAATCGGCGGGCAGCACCGGGCCCGCGTTGGTCCAGACCACATTGGGCAGGTGAGCGAAGATGCCGTCGAGGTTGATCGAGTTGGGCCGGACCAGGAGGTGCGAGAGCAGGTGCAGCCGCAGGTAGGCATCCGAGGTGCCCGCTGGAGGCGCCTGCAGGTCGATCTCGACCGTGACGGCCTCGAGGCGCACATTGCGTCGGGCGTCGGGCCCGCGGCCTCCTCGAGCTCGGTGGGCACGATCCAGCGGTCCCGGTCCCGGGGCAGCGCGCCCAGCGTGGGCGCCGGGAACCAGGTGTCGAGCACGGTGCCGTCACCGGCGATCGTGGCCAGGCCGTACCCCCAGGCGTGCGTCGCCGCCGGTGCGGAGGGATCTGAGCGGGGTTCGGGGGGAAGGGCGGTGACCATGGCTCTAGATTAGTAGGGTGCCCCACGACCTCACCCATTCAGCCGAGACCGCCCTCACCCTCGACCTCACCTCGTCGTCGATCGAGCTGACCCGCGCCATCTGCGATGTGGAGTCGGTGTCGGGCAACGAGACACCGCTGGCCGACGCCATTGCCGCCTCCCTGGCCGGCTCCGCGCACCTCGAGGTGATCCGCGACGGTGACACCATCGTGGCCCGCACCAACCTGGGCCGGGCCCAGCGCGTGGTGATCGCCGGGCACATCGACACCGTGCCGCTGAACGACAACCTGCCCACCCGCTACGAGACCATCGACGACGTCGACTACCTCTGGGGTCGCGGCACCGTGGACATGAAGGCCGGCGTCGCCGTGCAGCTCAAGCTCGCCGCCGAGCTGACCGACCCCAGCGTCGACGTGACCTGGATGTGGTACGACCACGAGGAGGTCAACGCCGATCTCAACGGGCTGGGCCGGCTCGCGGCCAACCGCCCCGACCTGTTCGAGGGCGACTTCGCCATACTTGGCGAACCGAGCAACAGCCAGGTCGAAGGCGGCTGCAACGGCAACGTGCGCATCGAGGTGCGCACCTTCGGCAAGCGGGCGCACTCCGCCCGGGCCTGGGTGGGCGAGAACGCGATCCACAAGGCCGCGCCGATCCTCGACATCCTCGCGGCCTACACCCCGCGCGAGGTGGAGGTCGAGGGCCTGGTGTACCGGGAGGGCCTGAACGCCGTGGGCATCACCGGCGGCATCGCCGGCAACGTCATCCCGGACGAGTGCATGGTGCACGTGAACTACAGGTTCGCGCCCAGCCGCACGGCCGCGGAGGCCGTGGCCCACCTCGAGGAGCTCTTCGCCGGCTTCGACATCACCGTGGTCGACCTGGCCGAGGGCGCACGACCCGGCCTGGACGCGCCGCTGGCGATCAAGTTCCTCGACGCCGTCGGCGCCGAACCCCGGCCCAAATACGGCTGGACCGATGTGGCCCGCTTCTCGGCGCTGGGCAT
It encodes the following:
- a CDS encoding citrate synthase is translated as MLGSTDGPSSIDIATLTKQTGYTTFDSGFVNTAATKSAITYIDGEHGILRYRGYPIEQIAQNSSFLETAWLLIYGELPSESELSAFDTRIRRHTLLHEDLRRFYDALPHNAHPMSVLSAGVSALSTYYQDSLDPKDPEQVELSMIRLLAKLPVMAAYAHKKSIGHAFLYPDNSLSFVDNFIKLNFGTLAEPYVVNPVVSKALERLLMLHEDHEQNASTSAVRLVGSTEANLFASVSGGINALSGPLHGGANEAVLTMLSDIKASGEGVQKYVERVKNKEAGVRLMGFGHRVYKNYDPRAKLVKESADAVLEALGVKDDLLDIAKELEFIALNDDYFKERKLYPNVDFYTGVIYKAMGFPPRMFTVLFAIGRLPGWIAHWREMNLDTTTKIGRPQQLYTGAVARDYPRA
- the efeU gene encoding iron uptake transporter permease EfeU — its product is MLANYLIGLREGLEAALIVTILIAYVVKIGRRDVLPRLWTGVGLAVLLALLLGAILTFGTYGLSFAAQETIGGLLSIIATGLVTWMVFWMLRTARDLKGHLHGSIDKHLVGTGLGLVLVAFLAVGREGIETALFIWAAVQATGETTLPLIGASLGILTAVGLGALIYAGMLKINLSRFFTWTGAILIVVAAGVLSYGVHDLQEAGILPGLNALAFNVSAVIPPDSWYGTLLKGTLNFSPATTWLELAVWLAYLVPTLTLFIVKSRTKTPARAAAPRQTASAVAAH
- a CDS encoding DUF6113 family protein produces the protein MVMSGSGERVVFVVDAPGDEALLTGGTIARLLHDDAEVTVLFGAALAGLAPDAAAVAAARTSLGEDDPARWRVLTARPEVDTRDVLGAALTEAHATAVVIAAADRDLRQAAIDAAGDHGVPVFVSSRVSQSTGHRLTAVDVSDQVDRKMHALSAYPNRWSVDGHLVRHVDGSEVLVTGTETFLRGPATPHPADPEPPTRATRLLATLMGLAAGVLFGVLGTVAHQTTFSLGSVTVPIGLVLALLAAGSLLFGLRLVVGDRLVVGAAALGLLLTVFLLSLRSTGGSVLVPSGVLGSVWTIVPALFAALVLAWPRIPARAPTA
- the fdxA gene encoding ferredoxin, which produces MTYVIALPCVDVKDRACVDECPVDCIYEGERSLYIHPDECVDCGACEPVCPVEAIYYEDDLPEQWADYYKANVEFFDDIGSPGGAAKVGVIAKDHPVISVLPPQVQH
- the dapC gene encoding succinyldiaminopimelate transaminase, yielding MLKPLPDYPWDQMLPFAQQAKAHADGIVDLSIGSPVDATPPVVQAALAHATDAHAYPQTTGTPALQHAIIDWYARRRGVTGLTEQNVLPTIGSKELVALLPFMLGLGEGDTIVHPRAAYPTYAIGAAMAGADALASDDPAEWPATTKLVWLNSPGNPDGRVLNVEFLRAAVARARELGAVIVNDECYAELGWDAPWDAEAIPSILDPRVTDGDTRNIVAIYSLSKQSNMAGYRGAFAAGCDAVLGRLLTVRKHAGLMLPAPLQAAMVAALGDDEHVSRQRQLYRARREVLLPALTAAGFTIENSEAGLYLWATAGVDAWDSIRRLAELGILAGPGPFYGDFYPEHVRFSLTATDERINAAAARLRAWAA
- the dapE gene encoding succinyl-diaminopimelate desuccinylase, producing the protein MPHDLTHSAETALTLDLTSSSIELTRAICDVESVSGNETPLADAIAASLAGSAHLEVIRDGDTIVARTNLGRAQRVVIAGHIDTVPLNDNLPTRYETIDDVDYLWGRGTVDMKAGVAVQLKLAAELTDPSVDVTWMWYDHEEVNADLNGLGRLAANRPDLFEGDFAILGEPSNSQVEGGCNGNVRIEVRTFGKRAHSARAWVGENAIHKAAPILDILAAYTPREVEVEGLVYREGLNAVGITGGIAGNVIPDECMVHVNYRFAPSRTAAEAVAHLEELFAGFDITVVDLAEGARPGLDAPLAIKFLDAVGAEPRPKYGWTDVARFSALGIPAVNYGPGDPLKAHADDERVALSQITDCEDALRSWLTAPIG
- a CDS encoding TfoX/Sxy family protein: MADSIDLGSGGAPVDGYAAGVAALHDLVAELPPRPPVTQGRMFNGDGLRVRGRMFAFIGRNGDLVVKLPEPRVRQLVDQNTGTAVVMGTRTMREWVRVSADAGVGRWSEALEEAHGFALTLTPS